The genomic segment AAAAAGGTGCTCAGTTTTGCAGAAAAAAATGATTTTAAAGCACTGGAAGACAACATTTATGAGATAAATGGAAAAAATCTTTTCTATATTCTTAGTTCATACAAAACATCTGAAAAAATCTCTGAAAAATATGCTGAAATTCATAAAAAATATATCGACGTACAGATATTATTATACGGGAAAGAAAAATTCGGCTATTGTGATATATCGTCAGTAAAAAAAGTATATAAGGAATATGATGAAAACAAAGATATAGAGCTTTATTCGGCAGTTGAAGATGAAGATTTTTTTGTTTTGAAACCTAATATGTTTGCGGTATTCTTTCCCGAGGATATACACAGGCCCGGTCTGAGTGCCGGTATTCCAAGAAACGTAAGAAAAGTAATATTCAAACTGGCTGTCTGATTTTAGGATAAGTTTTGATTAAGCGGTATAGCCCATTTTTCCGGAGATAAGTTTGCTGTTTTCCAGAATAAGATC from the Actinomycetota bacterium genome contains:
- a CDS encoding DUF386 domain-containing protein, encoding MIVGNRHNTDSLIFKFIDERIKKVLSFAEKNDFKALEDNIYEINGKNLFYILSSYKTSEKISEKYAEIHKKYIDVQILLYGKEKFGYCDISSVKKVYKEYDENKDIELYSAVEDEDFFVLKPNMFAVFFPEDIHRPGLSAGIPRNVRKVIFKLAV